In one Diabrotica virgifera virgifera chromosome 5, PGI_DIABVI_V3a genomic region, the following are encoded:
- the LOC114343013 gene encoding uncharacterized protein LOC114343013, with product MEKYFRPDKLEADPNSQTAAKEFKHWYKTFKNSLESNKSTEKSLEDKDKYMLLINFVSHSVYDYISEAKTYISAIKILEELYIKPTNEIYARHILATTKQQINESIDRYAQQLKLLAKNCNFKAVSSEENKNDYIRDTFLNGLVQSNICQRLLEFSSLSLDEALSKSRSLEDSQKQSDTYNASLNNIASCSHPNSEQTTLASVQAKPGQTCYFCGHPRHPRSVCPARAAIC from the coding sequence ATGGAGAAGTACTTTAGACCTGATAAACTAGAGGCTGATCCAAACTCCCAAACTGCCGCCAAAGAATTTAAACACTGGTACAAAACATTTAAGAATTCTTTGGAAAGCAATAAATCTACAGAGAAATCGCTAGAAGATAAAGACAAGTACATGCTCTTAATTAATTTTGTCTCACATTCAGTATATGATTACATAAGCGAAGCAAAAACATACATTTCTGCTATCAAAATTTTGGAAGAATTGTATATTAAACCTACAAATGAGATTTACGCAAGACACATTCTAGCTACAACAAAACAACAAATAAACGAATCTATAGATCGGTATGCACAACAGTTAAAGCTTTTGGctaaaaattgtaattttaaagCAGTTTCTtcagaagaaaataaaaatgacTATATTCGTGATACTTTTCTTAATGGTCTCGTTCAATCTAATATATGTCAAAGATTACTAGAGTTTAGTTCTTTATCTTTGGACGAAGCATTATCTAAATCTAGATCTTTAGAAGATTCTCAAAAACAATCTGATACATATAATGCATCATTAAATAATATAGCATCTTGTAGTCATCCAAATTCAGAACAAACTACTTTAGCTTCTGTTCAAGCAAAACCTGGTCAGACTTGTTATTTTTGTGGACATCCAAGACATCCTCGATCTGTATGTCCAGCAAGGGCTGCGATTTGCTAA